In a single window of the Gossypium hirsutum isolate 1008001.06 chromosome A13, Gossypium_hirsutum_v2.1, whole genome shotgun sequence genome:
- the LOC107962959 gene encoding immune-associated nucleotide-binding protein 9 — protein sequence MMGGSAIDDDWEFTSPSNGIKTVVLVGRTGNGKSATGNSILGKKSFKSRASSSGVTSSCELQKTVLKDGQILNVIDTPGLFDFSAGSEFIGKEIVKCIDLAKDGIHAVLVVFSVRTRFSQEEEAALRSLQTLFGSKIVNYMIVVFTGGDELEENEETLEDYLGRECPQPLKDILGLCGNRLVLFDNKTKDETKRVTQVQDLLTLVNMVIEQNGGQPYTDELFAELKKGATKLRDQQEVVAALKGYSKREISEFKEQIERSYEEQLMRITEMVESKLKETTVRLEQQLAEEQAARLKAEELAQLAQMKSNDEIRKLRENLERAEKETEELRKQAARCAIL from the exons ATGATGGGTGGAAGTGCAATAGATGATGATTGGGAGTTCACCTCACCTTCCAATGGTATTAAGACTGTGGTTCTAGTTGGACGTACCGGCAATGGGAAAAGTGCAACTGGCAATAGCATTCTTGGAAAAAAATCCTTCAAATCAAGGGCTAGCTCATCTGGGGTTACTAGTTCTTGTGAATTGCAGAAAACAGTGCTTAAAGATGGGCAAATTTTAAATGTCATTGATACTCCTG GGTTGTTTGATTTCTCAGCTGGATCTGAATTCATTGGAAAAGAAATTGTCAAATGTATTGATCTTGCCAAGGATGGAATCCATGCAGTTCTTGTTGTTTTCTCAGTTAGGACCCGCTTTTCACAAGAAGAGGAAGCTGCATTGCGTAGTTTGCAGACTTTATTTGGTAGCAAAATTGTTAACTACATGATTGTAGTGTTTACTGGTGGGGATGAACTGGAAGAAAACGAGGAAACATTGGAAGATTATTTGGGCCGCGAGTGCCCACAGCCATTAAAG GACATTCTAGGTCTTTGTGGAAACCGACTTGTACTTTTTGACAACAAGACTAAGGATGAAACCAAGAGAGTGACACAAGTTCAGGATCTTCTCACACTTGTGAACATGGTCATAGAACAGAATGGTGGGCAACCATATACTGATGAGTTGTTTGCGGAACTGAAG AAAGGGGCAACTAAACTTCGTGATCAACAAGAAGTGGTTGCTGCTCTAAAGGGCTACTCCAAGCGAGAAATATCCGAATTTAAGGAGCAGATTGAAAGATCATATGAAGAGCAGCTTATGCGAATTACTGAAATG GTTGAGTCAAAGCTGAAGGAGACAACTGTCAGGTTGGAGCAGCAGTTAGCAGAGGAGCAGGCAGCACGGCTGAAGGCGGAAGAGTTGGCACAGTTAGctcaaatgaaatcaaatgatGAAATCCGGAAGCTTCGAGAGAATCTAGAAAGAGCAGAGAAAGAGACAGAGGAGCTCCGCAAGCAAGCTGCTCGGTGTGCCATCCTGTGA